The DNA window acctgctacgccaatttgactcatcgatatgggtacttgttattgtctacatatacctatatgtaaactgacgcaactatattattttttataaaagcaattaaattttgcaaaacattaaaaataaatagcattaatttatttacttattaatttcattgttaaatttatctttttccataaccttaataatttgatggaaattgcgatctatttagcactaatctttgaagcgttcaaatgattaattagatagGTTAACTATTGTAACCgccgctcgcgagcgacggccaacttcgcctccgtccctggtcgcggccctgagccgcccgggtgtcggggcgactaTCCACGCGAGGTTTCCCGACGCAACGctaagttgggcgccaggtacgttaagcgtaccactctgtaTTCACCAACTCGCAAACAAATGTGAGGATACTCGACTTTCGGGAGAGACGGGCGCACGTTAGGCGACCGGGAcgttagcggctccgagatccagctgctcagcccgcaaatggcagagggggaggttcggtgcgggcggatggaatcgggaaggcgagagaattactTGTACGACACagatgtaacaaataaaaataacaattgtatttGATCGTAAATAATACAGAAACGGACGACTCTGCGGAGCGGTGGtggctcgcgcgcgttatcAGCGGGTGTCCGCTGGATATCAAATTTTTCGAGAACGGTATGTTGAACGAGCGGGCTATGATGCGTACGCGGGAACTCTCCGACTTGTCTTACGCTTGACTCGGCGTCGTTGGAGGACGCCGACTTCCGTCAGGGTGACCTCGCCAAGGGCGAACGGGACGGATCGCaactccgagcccgcgcgacatgcgacggactcgtgttcTCCCGTGCTCGAACGATTCTCGCGAAGATAAGCGCGATGATTACTAACGATTCGCCAGTACGGCGGGATACGACGAACGCGTCGATAATTATCCGAATATACTCCCCGAAGGGCTCGCAGTCACAGTGCGATCGACCAAATTATACAACATTGACGAACAAAGTCTTCTACGACGCGACAAGATACAGCGCGGGAATAACCCGCGACACGACGACCGGACGCAACAacaattgactcggctgcggatcgggacgcacacgcaacgcgaAACGATTATAAAACACACGGCACGTAGTGAAATCACGCGgacgggcgcgatcgggcgagacgACGAGGCTCCGTTGGATCCGGGAGCTCGGGATTCTCATAAACACGCCGAGATTTAGCGACAAGTGCGCGATTTCCTCGCGGCTCGCCCAACCCGCGAAATCGGCGGCTTTACAGTGTGattgacgctcgtctcaccacttCGCCTCTCCTTGGCTGGCCTCCTCCGGGTCGGGATGACTCTCGTCCCTGCGCCCTTCCTTACACTCGGCTCGGGAACTCGGGACACCACACACAGTTTAATCGCTACGTCCGCAGCACGAGTGAGGAATCCTGGATCTCGCGGGGAccgctcggcggcgcgccccaccttgcctccGGCGTTCCCGGCCCTTATTGGCggatttcgcgaaaatcgattttcgcgtagagcgcggtgcccacgctgtcgccggctgatcgatccacGCACGGCGGTCGATGTTTATGAGCCCCGGGCACGGGAATCCTGGCGCTTCCTTGCGCGGCCGACTCTTTTCTCTTCGCCCGGCGTATTCTCCGCCATCGGGGCGtcatttcctcctcgacgggGCGTCGGCGGATCTTGAGTTGTCGTGATTCCTTCGCCGCACTTCCCGCGGTATCGGGTCTGCagtcgccccgtcgggatgTCGGCCTCGCGCGCCGTCGCTGGATCCTAAAAGCGTGATTcagcggcagtatcggaattcttacatggcacaaacggtaggcaagataagggcggcattacctgcggacccccgcttAGAAAGGGTCTTCCTCGACTCCCTCGTTGTTCGCTCCTCTGTAATCTCCGGGACGATTTTCCATTGAGACGAGACGTCCGACAATGATAACGAGATCTTCCGagccaccgatctccgccgcaCCCGCGGTATAACGCCCGCAAAATTCTCAACAATTTATTAGATGGACAGCACGTGGGACGccacacacacaaaagtacAAAGAAATACGCTTTTGCGTCCgttcccgagcgggaggacgcagggcccgcgtgatgttattgcgtaagggccctcaaggccttgtgacggacagcagcctgcggctgtcacgtcacactatatagatcataattctaagaaaaattgagtagtatacatttattatatttattctgtttttgttcagcacatgatgaatttagattttgtgcattttttgtgcgcagtaattgtagacaaaccgttatttttggaaacattatctttataataatttttattattattaaatagatctgtcattcaggatgttataatgtctgatttctgagtcaactacgacgcatcgttccgtaataacattgatacgaacgtgttatatacgattatacaatttttgttgaataactgtaacgccaaaacgatgtataacagctagatcacttgcgtataacaaatattacgtaacaggttatttccatgtcatatagcacctacatatcacaagaataacaatgttaaattacatgtaactttcatgttatattgccgctataaaatgtgttcactgggctATATCACATTacgtacaaaaaattataaatttacacatattaattttcatttacaaCTTTTCtcagtaatataattatttcattaggtataattatcaatattaatataacgatttattcatatttttacttgcaacttttttctaataatataattaattaattttaataattttttattaatgtttttaataatactaatcttttttatcatttatagcaaaatcttaaaaacaaaataatccaCAACTCCATATTGTTGTACAAACATCCATcttatcatcatcattaacaccagtaaaaaattaaccaGAGAACAACGCCacttagatataatatatcaaatgttcaatacatatttaatgttaGAAATAATCTGAAAACAGTTCagcaaaagtaataaattaattttcaaaagtggcatgttatctaaaaaaagaacagtttAACTGGTTTAACAtaaggagagagagatagagagagagagagattttatataaataaatattactaacaaatattttgtgtattaatgagatacatattcttttatattatttattttatatattataataatttataattaatgatatagtaatatagcaataaaaaattaagttttttattgctatattactatatcattaattataaattattataaattaattttacattgatgtTGATGAATAAATAGATGAAGTGTGACATAGAGTTgtgcatttattaaatatattcataacactgtaaggataagaactaTCTTTTATCACCAAGGTAGCAgcaattatatacgttactagtaaaccaaaaaataaaaatttgtattattaaaaacattgaaagttttattcaagctaattaatagttaatattacAACACATTTAACTAATCCACAATTTTCTATATCACacatctatctcatcgacatcAGTATGAAATCTGACTTGTTACTCACTgtttaattagttttacatTGGTGTTGATAATTAGATGAAATGTGACATAGAGTTGTGCATTAGTTAAATGTAAGAATAAGGaccatcttttgtcaccaagaaattatatatgttactggtaaaacaaagaataaaaatgagtattgttaaaaatatttatttaaagttttattcaagctAATTAAGagttaatattgattgacaattacagaaAACtttaactgatccacaattctatatcacACATCTTatcatctatctcatcgacatgattaaatagatgagtagtgtgacgtagagttgtgcattggttaaatattgataacattgtaaggataagaaaccatcttttgtcaccaagagATATTGGCATTACAAGTTACTagtaaactaaaaaataaaaattagtattactaaaaacatttacaagctaattaatagtttttttgaCCATTAGAATAACATTTAAGTGATcataattctatatatttaattttacattggtgttaataattaaatagatgaagtgtgacgtagagctgtatatttgttaaatattgataacgctgtaaggataagaactatcttttgtcaccaaggtagcagcaattatatacgttactagtaaaaaatacaaattagtattattactaGACACAAatgcgcgcttcgcgcgcgctatttgactttttattttttacttttaaaaaatatattacaacaaaaccatctatataaatttgacaGCTCAAAATACAATCGCAATGACAGTTAttctcgcaacacgaagtaagcgcaacgagagaaccaatcagcatcgcggaaaagaggCTTCATTACATGCTTTTTTAAAGACAGGATCCTTTTTTTAAGATacgaaaaatatgatacattttaagaattattttaaagtaaaattataacattattgtacaataatgtaatttcttattatattattacctGATATATCTCTATTACTTCTTCTTAACactctccttttctttcttacacacacactctctctctctctctctctctctctctctctctctctctctctccttctttctatAAAAGTCGCTGTATCTCCTTCTATCTCTTTTTCTGCTTCTTCTTTCTACAAAAGTCGagactctctctttctctctctctttctatctctatATCTGTCTACCAAtctatttcctttccttcttctttttttccaaaagattgtaaaattttaaagatattattattagatatacacaccacacacacactttatgtattatttaaaaaaaaatatgatagattttatgaattattttaaagtaaaattataacattattgttGTTCGGGATTTGATTTTCCCTTGCAAATTTTCCGTTCCTTGAATTCGTCGCGCTTGCTGACGGCGTGTTCACAGCATGCCAATGAGAATTAGCAGCGGACGAGCGGGGACATAACAATATCACGCCGGCCGTCTCGAACCGCAGTTTCTGAGCGTCATGCTCCTCGGTGGAGGACCGCGTGATCCTCTCGATGGAGGATCGCGTGGTCCTCCGCAGATCAGCTGCGTGGTGAGTGATCGCCACGCACTGTAAGCGTTTGATCGGATGGTGTGGAGGCGCCCGATCTCTCGGAGCAATCCTCCGCAGCCAGTCTTGTGCCTGCTACCGCCCGCCAAGATCACTCTTTGCGCTTCGCGCAATTCAATCAAAGTTCAAGTATTCACGATCCCGCGCTACTTCTCTCTATCTCGGGATCGCGAGTGCGTCGAAGTACGTCGAAGTTCGCTTTGTTTCTCAATTAACTGTTTATTGAGTGTTATATTTTGCGCGCAATCGCGGATTGAGAGATCACGCAGGGATATCGACAGTACGACCATCTCATTAACAGGTTGACGACGTCGCGTCCGTGATTGCACGGCTGCTGCGCGACAAGATATCCGTCGATCGCGATCGCAAGATTTTCGTCGCGAAAGCGTGCATCCCacgcttaacaagatttccgaCGCGCTTTTCTTTTCGGCAGCTTATCATCGTGCTAGGAAGATTTCCGATCGCTGACATCTCGTCGTCTTCGCGTACGTCCgaatctcaatctcaattcCGCGCGAGCGTGCACTCTGTGTTTGTTCAGTGAGAGgtgaaacatttaataaaaatttgttaagttGACCTGTCAGTGTGTCATTTACGATCCACCTCATCTAGTTCCATCCTCGAGTGACTTTCCGAAGTCACACGACACGCACTCCGCGCTCAGCGCTGGGCGGTTCCGGCACTCGCGCCGACATAAACGGCGCTTTCGCAATCAattgtataatgttatttcctattatattattacttaatatatctctttattacttcttacaaatatatgaattattatttaccttATTAAAACTTCCTGCATAATTTAcacacttttaatattattataatcaattttgaCTTGAAACTGTTAAAATACAACTGTCAAACACAACTGTTAAACACTACAAAGCATGCGGCTCAATGATCAGGCGAAAGAACCAATCAGTGCCGCGGATTAAAGGCAACTATTCTTCGAGACTTTCGAGATGACTTCGACacattcgataaataaataacgtcttttttaaaaaaggaaaaacattcaaagttttattcaagctaaataatagttaatattacAGCAACGTTTAACAACGACTCACATCTCTATAGCAcacatctcatctatctctTCTACACCAGTAGAATCTCAGCTTGTTACTCACtgattataatgtttaatattacattggtgttgatgattaaataaataaatgaagtgttacatagattaaataaaagtaatatttcatttggtttcatttaattacagcaacatttaactaaTGCACACATCTTATGTCTCATtgacgccagtgtaaaattgaaaattcatcaaaaagtaacattaagctcagttaaatgtttcattaataCATCTgtgtgataataaaataacaatataagaACATTTAGCACAAAAATCTCAtatatttcgtatattttCAATAGATTTGTTGTTTTATAACCTCACACTGTCACTTAACACGAACCAGCGCGAGCGCCGCAAGCCACTGGCAACCCACGTGACCTAACGCGGTGCGCCGTGCGCGAGCAAGGCTGTTCGtttgggagcgtcccagatgcgcacagtaataaacggacacagcaggctgagtgaaacggacacagaccaaatgcgcacggaccagatgcacacggactaaatgcgcacggaccaaatgcgcacaaaccaaacggacacagtaaccaacaaacttaccacatgggttgtgacttttcgggcacctctaccgacggggtgggtgcgggggGGAGGCCGAAACCCCTCTTGCACCCTtccgcgcgtgtgtgtgtgtgtgtgtgtgtgtgtgtgtgtgtgtgtgtgtgtgtgtgtgtgtgtgtgtgtgtgtgtgtgtgtgtgtgtgtgtgtgtgtgtgcaaagcattctctgcaccacataggtttgcgactgtgcgcatttggtccgtgcgcatttggtccatgtgcatctggtccgtgcacatttggtctgtgcgcattttgTCAGTGTCCGTTTcattcagcctgctgtgtccgtttattactgtgcgcatctgggactcattCGTTCGTTTCAGGAGTGGGGAGTCAATTAGACACACGTTAGAAAAAGACGGACCTGATCTAGACGTTGAAAAGAGAGGGACTGAGTACATTTCCTCGTCTTGCCTCTCGCCCCTTAGGTGCCTACAAGGttgacgacaacgacgatcacgacgacgtatcttaaacgaaatttttgatatttagaCTTTGCGTCGTGATACTTCCTCCCATAGATTAcgtagaggaaaaataaaaagttttcttatacaaatcgatcccaagctttcgattgagcctagttaaAACTCAATCGgtttagccgtttctgagatccgataatctcgggtgctcgcaagtcgcgtgcTTACATAAAAGAGCACGGTCGGGCTCGCGctgcgctttcacttggcgcgagccactaccgtgtctcttgataaaataaactttttatagtttttcatcgttttcattgtgagtttaaaaaaaaatatgaaaatgtatACAATTTGGGGACTGCAAAGTAAACGCGAATTTCCTATGTTTtcctttgtattttttttatagaattcaAAAGTTGATCTTAGAATTACGccaagtaaagaaaaaaatagttatagaCATTTAAACGTTGATGTTTCCTcaaaattatgcatttttgAATGCTACTATCCTAAATATCTTTGGTCTTTTTAGAAATGCAAAATCTCACATTTCATGGGACacttataagtaaaaatataattatattcctaaaatttgataatgatatgagaatatattttaagcatCAGAGAAAAAGCAACAGTCAATAGAAAGAATAATAGCAATCAAAAATACGTGATTTCATAATCCAGTTTTCAGGATTACAGAAGCATTAGTAAACAAAAGCATATAAGGAATCGCAATATAACCTATCAAACtcattgtttataataatgcaaaaattatatacgcttaaaaaaaacaagtaaattaagaagaaggaaaataaaaaaagatgtgtGATCGACCGACTCTTCCTCACATACTCATTCGTGATTCCTGATTTCGACAAAGAAgggaaatatttgatttgtataatactgctaattgaatataaatgaTGCCGATGGATATAAATAAGAGTTGATAAAAGCAAATTAGGTGCTCAAAACTCGTTCGAATTCACTTGGTTCACAATTATCAGTAGGCTGGCGACATTTGTTGTGACATTTTATTACGACTGTTACGTCTTGCATTAGACGTTTTTATGTGTAGAGCCAttcataacaaaattttataatactccCCCAGGCGTTCTCCGATACTGGCCCGCTCCTATCGAGTCGAGTTTGTCATTCTGTGGTTCGGCCTTCCTCGGGCCCTTCCGGCTCCCCTCGAGGCGCGCTGCAACCACGAGGAGACCAGAATCTTTTGTCTCTCCGTGCCGCTAACATCGTGTACGATAGCttgtcaaattaaataaagttgattCAGTGATTACTCAGTGATCGTCTTTATTTAGCTAATTAAACTAAAAGGCGCATATGCCTTGACCGCCTCAATCTCTCGAGAAATTACACCGATGAGAAGCCAGCGGAGATCTTTTAATCGAGATTGCACGTGCATAAcgcatatttttaacattggtccttcgagccggatatCCCTGGACACGAGCGGCCGCTCGAGTACAGTCTACGCACGATCCTCACGATTCTGACATCGCTGTTTCTGAACCAAGGAGGCTTTGTCGCCCCACTGTTGCATATCGGCACGGACAATTCACATCTCGGAGAGACGAAATTCTTATTGCCTCGCCAACGCATCAAAGTTTCTCGCACGCAATAAAGACAAGGTACTGTCGAAAGAGTGCGGCGTCGTGGAAAGAGCTCACGTCGCCAAGAGCCATACCACAACGCATTCAAACAGCGCTGAAAAAGCAGTGTGAAGAACATTCAGGAATTCCCCGGTAACGCTACCATCTGCATTCGTCGTGCCGCCACGTGCCCGTCCGCTCGAGAGGGGGCAACGCAGGGAATCTTCTCGATTCGCCGCCGCCATTTGCTTTCGTCGTGCCGCCACGTGCCCGTCCGTTCAGGAAGGGGCAGCCTAAGGAACCTTCTTGATTCACCGCCGCCATCTGCATTCCTATGCACGGGTGATCGTCGTCCGCTGCGCCGGCATCAAACATTATTTCACTCAAGTAAGGCAGGCTCATTTGACTAAGCGTTCCACCAGAAAGCTCGCGCATTTTCGCGTATCTTTACtactcaatttattttacaatgacAAGCCAATCTGACGCGGCCCTCCTTAAGAGGCTATGGTTAAAGGGGCATGCACACGCATACGAACGTATGTAGACTCAATCACATCTATCACATCGGGTGTAATAGCACAGCTTGAAGAGCGGAAACGAAAGCTTGACGACTATTGGTcagaatacaataattttcaaacacAGTTGGAAATTCTCGACGAAAATGAATGCAATGACAGAATTAATTTCGAGGATGCATTTTATGCACTGTCAGCCAAAATTCGCGAATTGTTGACGCCGCCGTCAGCGTCTCGTCAACTCACTGCAGCCTCTCTAGCGCCGTCAAGTATGTCAGACTCAAACGCGCCCCCTTTTAACGTCCGCTTATCAAAACTCGATTTACCTAAATTCTCGGGAAAATACGACGAATGGGTCCACTTCCATGATGCATTTCGGTCATCGATTCATGCCAACGCCTCGCTTAGTAACGTACACAAATTACAATACTTGCTAGCCGCGACTACCGACGATGCTCATAAAACAATAGATTTACTGTAAATATCCGATGACAATTACATTATAGCGTGGAacttattaaagaataaatatgaCGACCAAAGATTCATAGTGCACAGCCACTTAAAGGCCATAGTCGACCTTCCTGTCATGAATAAGAAGAACGCGTCCGAACTGCGGCAAATTGCCGACGGTGCCGTTCGTCACATTCAATTCCTAAAGGCTCTCAAGCGTCCCACAGACAGTTGGGACgatttactaatttatttgctCATTTCTAAACTTGATACTAATACAACTCGCGAATGGCAAAGATCTCTCGTAGGCGATGAACTTCTTACTTTCAAGGcctttttagattttttagtGCGCCAATACAAGCTTTTAGAGTCAACTGAAGGTGCCAAGCACGTAACTACGCGACATCAGTCAAACAAGCAGAAGGCATCATGTCACACAGCCATAAAGGTGAAATGCGACTACTGTCAAGGTGATCATTTAACTTACCAGTGCAAACAATTCTTGGTCCTTTTAATTCCTCAGCGAATAGACAAGGCACgatctaaaaaaatgtgtctCAACTGTCTGTGCGTCGCCACGCACACTTCAAGTAAATGCCCATCAGGCCGCTGCTGAACATGTTCCCGTAAGcacttaaaatactttattgcaCTTCGAGgcttttaatcaaaataaaacaccTGAGGATCCTAAGTCAGGCTCGCCATCTTCACCCCCTTCGCCAAATCCCTCAACCGTAGTAGCCACGCATTCTTCTAGCTTCTCGGCTTTCGAATACACTTTCTTGTCCACCGCAATAGTAACTGCTGAAGGCAAAAACGGCTTGACAGTTCCCGGTAGGGCACTTTTAGACTGCGCCTCCCAAACCAGCTTTGTAACAAaggaatttttaaacaaattaaaattatctccCCGTCCTATAGATATAACGATATCCGGGATAGGCGGCAAAATTACGAGCTCGGATCAAATGATCCAGATTAAGCTAAAATCAAGGCTAAATTCATTTGATTTCTTCATCGATTGCATAGTGACCGACGGCAAAACAGATAATCTACCCACTTCCACCATGAAACGTTCGGCTTTTGACATTCCGCGCAATATTCAATTGGCCGATCCCAACTTTAACATTTCTTCCgacatcaatattttaatcggAGCTGAAACCTTTTGAGATCTCATATGTATAGGGCAAATCAAAGCCATCGATAGACACCCGACTCTACAAAAAACGAAACTCGGCTGGATTCTCGCGGGTAAATTAAATACGCTTGATTCGTCATCACACATTAAAGCCTTTCATGTTTCAGTAAGCAACACGGCATTACACGATCAGCTCAACAAATTCTAGCAAATGGACGACTTTGACAATGATTCCAAAGCTCATATTTCGGAAGAAAGAATTTGCGAGAGGCACTTTGCAAGCACGGTTATGCGAAACTCTCAGGGTCGTTACGTTGTCCAGCTCCCTTTCAAGCAAAACTTGATCTGTAATCTGGGCCATTCTAGAGCCACAGCCTTAAAATGGTTCATGGCCTTGGAGAGACGACTCGACCACAATCCTCTCTTAAGGGGGCGATACACGGAATTTATGCGCGAATACCTAAAATTAGGCCACATGCGCCCCATACTTGAGCATTCTCAATGTGAATCGTCTGCGTACTATTTT is part of the Monomorium pharaonis isolate MP-MQ-018 chromosome 2, ASM1337386v2, whole genome shotgun sequence genome and encodes:
- the LOC105838944 gene encoding uncharacterized protein LOC105838944, which encodes MVKGACTRIRTYVDSITSITSGVIAQLEERKRKLDDYWSEYNNFQTQLEILDENECNDRINFEDAFYALSAKIRELLTPPSASRQLTAASLAPSTWNLLKNKYDDQRFIVHSHLKAIVDLPVMNKKNASELRQIADGAVRHIQFLKALKRPTDSWDDLLIYLLISKLDTNTTREWQRSLVGDELLTFKAFLDFLVRQYKLLESTEGAKHVTTRHQSNKQKASCHTAIKVKCDYCQGDHLTYQCKQFLVLLIPQRIDKARSKKMCLNCLCVATHTSSKCPSGRC